The window TTGGAACTCTCTTACAAAATTTAAAAATGCATATACTCTCGAGAATTGTACTTAAAGTTTTGTGCCTAAAACTTTAAATGTTCCTCACGGATTATTCCACTTGAATTTCTCAGTAACTAGACATTGGGGAAAAATAtcaataaagaaaataaatgtACACCATCCATGAGATAGCCATATTCTTAATTACTAAcgcccattttgttgaggagctCCACACTGCATCCACAATGGTGAGTTTAATGAGAGAGTTGAATGAGGTGACAAGTCCATGTGTCATTCAATGGATGAAACTCTACCACTGTGAGATGCCACATTGACATCCAATGGATTTGGAGTTTAATGAcaattgaactttttaatgggaAAAAGGAaagttttaattattaaatacttactataaattacattttgtaacattctattgaactttgtagagttcaatgcattgtagagaaaaaaaataatagaGTTGTATGGATTGTAGAATGATGATGTGGCAATCTATTGAACTCTAtggagttcaatgcattgtggaTGCCCTAAGCACAAAAGGAAGGATAATCTTCATCGGTTTCTATTGATGATGGCGAAAACACACTTGGGGCATCAACCACAAAACGATTGATCAACACTATTGAGTGTTGGATTTGGGAActttttatcaagaaaatggatATATAACAGGATCAATCTTATGTGTAGTATCCTCACACTGTGTTTGGTCAATAGGATGATTTGGAATCTGAAGATCCCAAAAGCCATTTGACTATGAAATTAGAAAATTCTTGTTCTTGATTGTGGTTAGTCTCTTTCATTAAATCCCTTTTTGTCCACTTGTCATGAAGAATACTCAGGTAACTCCACAATGAAAATGATCTATTTGCCTATCATCATTGTGGTAAATAATTTGGTCAAATGTTCAAATTTTAATGCTATGTTTCGGAAATATTCCTGATCCAAGGAAAAGAAGAGGACCAGACTTTCATTGTCAAATGATAATATGATATCTTGGTTTGtatctgtaattctataaattcCTTTTCTTGGACTTATCTTCATGTTTTCTAGCAAGTTTAATAGTTGAAAAAAACAAGAGACAAAAATAAGAACAAACCAAACTCTTTTTATAAGATCACTTTCCATTCTTCAAAATTTAACTCTCATAAGTTTTTCATTTAATCCACAGAAATTGTCAATTTCCTAATACACCCTTCAGTGATCATCTCTATCTTTTCTTCATTTTCTCTATAAAACAGTCCAAAGCAAACCAAGTTCAACACTCGGCAGTTGTGTTAATTAAGCACAATGTCTAGTTCTAGACGATATGTCAAGTAATTAAATTAAATCTCTCTATTTAACACGATTAACGTCATATGTTCATGTGATTcataattttgatgttttttttttctctctcccaGATTCGATGCTGATGTGGAAACCCCAGAGCCAAATACTCCACAACCCTTAAAGAAAGATGATCCAAAAATCACGAAAAAGCTTTCAAGAGTATTCTCAGAGGACTATGCAAAAACCAAAAACACAATTCTTGATCCTCGAGGCACAACTTTGAATCAATGGAACCAAGTCTTTCTAATCGCAGCTCTTGTTTCACTTGCTGTAGATCCTCTCTTCTTTTACTTGCCGATAATCAAAGATGGAATGTGTCTAGATGAAGATATTACCCTCAAAATATCCCTCACTATCATACGTTCAATCGTTGATATCTTTTATGCAATCAAGATTTACATTCGGTTTCGTACTGCTTACGTGGCACCTTCTTCTCGCTTACTTGGAAGAGGAGAGCTCATTCTTGACTCTTCAAGTATTTCTCAAAACTATCTAAGAGGTGAATTTTGGCTCGACCTCATGGCTACACTTCCTGTACCACAGGTATTCTTGGATACAATTAGTTATATAtgtctctctatatatatatgtgtCTCTATGGCTCTAATCTAAGACTCCGCATATCTAACTAAAAGATAATCTGCTATATATTTCAGGTGATGACTTGGTTCCACATCATTGAAAAAACCGAGATGATAAGTACAAAAACGAGCGTTTTATACTTTATCATGTTTCAATTTGTTCTAAGGCTTTGTCTTACATTTAGACTAGGGTCTCAAATATCAAAGCAAGCTGGTCTTGTGGCTAATGTAGCTTGGGTTGGGGCTGCTTACAACCTCGTTCTTTTCATGTTGGCTGCTCATGTACTTCATCTATCTATCAAATGTTTCGTATTTCTCTTTTTTCAAAGATAAGGTTATAAGATTCAAAATCTTGATTGTAATATTGTGAATTAGGTTATCGGAGCAATGTGGTATCTTTTAGCCATTGAAAGACAAGGGTTATGTTGGGTGGAGATATGCGATAAAGAAACGGAATGCATGCATAATTATTTCGACTGTCGTAATGTCAATCTTCCCCCTCGAGAAGCTTGGTTTCCCAACAGCAATGTCTCTGTTATTTGTACAAATGCTGACATCTTTCAGTATGGATTGGTTGAAGATTCAGTACGTTACAGTATCGCTTCTgcaaatttctttaaaaaatacTCATATTGTCTATGGTGGGGACTCCGAGGGTTAAGGTAAACCTTAAAAAAAACCAAAATCTTGAAAACCCGTTTGCAAAAAGTCatctttttgtttatttgtttgagTTTTGCAGTTCAGCAGGACAAGAACTTCAAGCGAGTCCATTTATAGCAGAAACACACTTTTGCATACTTATCGGGATCACCGGACTAGTGCTATTCGCGTTGCTGATCGGAAACATGCAAGTAAGTCGAGTTTCTTTTTGAGCTTCATTTGACGATTTGGGTATAAACATTAACGAAATTTATGTTGTTTTGAGAGCAGCAATACCTGGAGTCAAGAACTAAACGATTAGAGGAGTACAGGGTGAAACGAATGGATACTGAacaatggatgcatcacagacaCCTCCCTCAGGAAATGAGGGAACGTGTACGCAGACATGATCTTTACAAATGGATTACAACTCGTGGGGTTGATGAAGAAGAGATTATTCGAGCACTTCCTGTAGATCTTCGGAGAGACGTCAAACGTTATGTTTGCGCTGAGTTAGTTAGACGGGTGAGTTGAGTCTCAAGTTATGAGTTAATTCTTTGATCTGTTCATCTTTTTCAGCTCAAATGATTGATTATGTTGATTAAACAGGTTCCGTTATTTGATCAAATGGATGAACGAACAGTGGATGCGATATGTGAGAGACTAAAACCTGTTATATGCACACCTGGGACCTGTTTAGTTCGAGAAGAGGATCAGACGAACGAGATGTTGTTTATAATGCGAGGTCGTTTAGATTCCTACACCACCGGCGGCGGTAGGTCCGGTTTCTTGAACCAGTGCGAGATTGGTCCGGGAGACTTCTGTGGAGAAGAACTGCTGACATGGTCATTGGACCCACGTCCGAGTGTTATCATCCCGTTATCTACACGCACAGTCACCGCCATTTCTGAGGTGGAAGCTTTCGCTCTCACTTCTAAAGATTTGAAATTTGTCGCTACACAGTTCCGAAAGCTTCATAGCAAGAAACTGCGACATACTCTTAGGGTTCATTCGCATCAGTGGAGGACTTGGGCGGCTTGTTTTATACAAGCGGCATGGAAGAGGTATAAAACAAGAAAAGAGTCGGCAATGCTCAAGGCTAAAGAGACTCCTCTCACTTCTAAAAGTAGAAAGCAAACTGGTTTATCATTATTGGCAACAAGCATAAGAAAGGGTCGGGCATTTGATGTTGATGATGTCATTCGAAGCCCAGTGCCAAAGCCTAAGGATCCTGAATTTTTAGATGATAAGAACGAATAAAAGGAAGGATTAAGTTGTGCAACCTCCTTTGTTATTAGGGGATATATCTATATTTATTGTATAGATATGTATATATTCATTGTAGATGTTATTCTTCATATATACTTTTCTTTTATTGTGTATTCCTCTTGTATAAATATCCTTGGTTATCAATGAATAAAGGCACACAATTTTACCAATTACCAATATTTATGGAGTCAAGCACACCTTTCTCTCTTAACCTTCAACCTCCCTCCTTTTTCcccttttcaatttctttttctctAAGTAACCATGACAAGAACCAACAAATGTACCGATTCAAACAAGAACAACTTCCATCGTGCTTTCACAATCATTACATAAAAAACCCAATCCCTTTAAgtctagatcaaaattcaaaatGTATGACCACTATGTGACATGGGTAGAATTGTTCCACATTCATGTTTGTGTGTGTAACATATTAGATCACATTAATGACACCGTTCTTCGTATATCCAACACCGACCCGACAACCTGGAATCTACTTGATGCAGTCACCAAACAATGGATCTACAACACGATCTCCAATGATCTACAACACATATATGGGAAGTGACTTCAAGAAATCTCAAAGACAACAAAGCTACACGTGCCTTCTACTACCTTCAAGATCAATTCAACTCAACAAGATTAGAATTTGTTTCCAATACTTCAAACTACTATGCTTGCCTCAAGACTTTATTAAATCAACTTGCCAACGTTGGAAACCAAATGTCTGAAACAAATATGACGCTTCAACTTGTTGTTGGACTTGCAAAAGGAAATTATGATACTATTGCTACCATAATTCAAAAATGTGAACCTCTTCCTGATTTTAATAAACCATGATTTCAATTTCTCTTAGAAGAAACTCGTTGTTCCAAACAAAGACCAATACTTAGAATGCTCTCACCACTAATATGACACAACATCAACACCATCGACCCCACCTTCTTGTGAACCACAACCGGGTGGACATGGCCAATTTAGCAACATACCATGTGCGATTGCAACTTTGGTCGGGGAGGATATCGTGACAGCCAAAGTCGTAGTCGAGGAGAGCATCACCAAGTTACTTCTGACCCAATAATGACTACTGGCTTTGGTCCAACAACAAACACATTAAGCCTCTCTTTTCCGAAAGATCTTTATGCCCAaaagtcattatagaatgatatttgcTAATGACATATAATCCTATATGGTCACGCCTTATAGTCAGTTACTacttattgattatttattagagtaatttgattattaataaatataatcaacacttgtatttaattggagaattattattttgtgaaaataatattttaacaacTAATTGGGAAATTATTATTTCTAGGAAATGTTAATAAAAGAGAACAAAAACTAGTTATATTCATAAGATATGAATATACATGTCATGTACAAAAGTAGGTATTTTGACTAACCATTTAGTTATGTATGTAACTAGCTACTTAGATTAAGTGAAACACACTCCAAACCCTTGACTTTCGTTCCTTAAAGCCATAGATTTCAAGGGAAGGAAAGGGCTTGCTACGAAAATACACTAAAGTCCGAATATTTTCAACgttttgacaagaaagtcttaaactttatttttttttatagtaaAGTCCAATTcatgatttgacaagaaagtcctaaactttatatttttttgacagtaaagtcctaattaccgTCTAACCGGAAAAAAGTTAAATGTGCCAAAAATTGACGATAGTTAGGACTTTACTGTAAAAACAATAAAATTttggactttcttgtcaaattgtTGAACATATTGGGACTTTAATGTATATATCTCTTATCCTTGCAAGGAAAAATATCCTATTTAAGAATTTCATGTCCTCAAGAGTAGATAATTAAGAACCAGGCTCGACTCATCTTTAAGAACCCGTCACGTTAAATCAGCTTTCACTGAAGCAGTGGGCCCACCCATAGGGGCCCAAATCCTATGCTTTCACTTTTCTGAGAGCAACAAATAACATATCACACAGTTCTTCATTCACACCGGATTTGACTTTGAGATGACTTTTGAATTGATTAAACTGGATTCTTTATATCTTTGCCTTTAGCTTTGAGTTCTTCAATcgtctttttgaatttcttgaggTTTCTTCGATTAAGTGCTTGAACTTTGACTTGGGTATCAAATATGACAATTGTACCCttcctttattttcttctttGAGTGTGTGGATCTGATATAAGGGCTCATTTTTACCTTGAAGGTAACGCGTGTTAACAAATAGGTACGTGTTCTATGAGTCCAAACTTGTCAAACaagattctttttaaacattccAAAGTAAATAATTCTAAAATTGTTATTACCACCCATGCAATGCTTTAATACGCAattcttttatatttattttacggTCGGCGTCTCAGATCATGGTGTTTTGCCACCCCTAGTTATGTGAACTATTACTGAACTTACCACTATCGATTTGGTTGTTTCGTACTTTTATTTTCCATTTATATAGAGCTATCAAATGTAAGAATATCATCATAtcatgtaacttttttttttgcaattttttcttattttttattcagaaaataaaataaaaatctttttgGGGTCTTTTTCTATgaatatagaaaaataaaaacatatacataaaatatttttggatttttttttgaatttttatatgcAAATGCATTGAAGAAAATAAAATGCATAAAAGAAATTcaaatttttaacaaaaaaatgcaAATTTTTTATACTAACTCCCTCTCCAAGCTTAAAATGATGCATTGTCCTTAATGCTTAGAGAGGATTGAACAGACAAAAAGGCATATAAAAGCAAAAGATGTCGTAGCTAGGAAAGAATGTACCTGATATGTTTGCGAAAATTTCTGATTTTGACGAAGATGTTGGCAAAAAATTTGAATTTCAGCAACTTTGAAGATCCTATGATTTCCCCAAGCTTGCTTGGAATTGTGACCATCTTTTTATTGaaagcaaaaaaaataaaaaacaaactaaGACTATGTGGGTTGCTTCCCGGAAAGCCACCCATTTTTAAAGTTGTTGGCTCGAATTTGCCCAACCAGATGATTAACCGGTGTGGTTGGGACTTCTCTGAAGCTCAACTCTCTTTTTCCTCACTCTAGATCCCTTCAGATGTGGCAAAATGAATGGATTTTGTGGTTGTACAACAAACTGAAGGGACTTTAGACTTTTATCAACAAACacgtttttgaatttttttactcTATTTCTTTTTCTGATTTTCTTTCTAGAAATCTTTTCCTTCTTTTTAAACCTCTTATGTTTTAGCTTCGTATCAGAAATCACCTTTTCCTCATCCTCCCTAAGCATAGCTTTTTCTATTAGCTTCTTATCAGCTCCTTACGTAGAAATCACATTTTCTTTCACATCCCCAAGCTTATTCCATTTCATCTCTTTTGATGTATTATTAGATAAATTTCTATCTAAAAGTAAATCTTGCACGGAAACATTAGAAATCTAACAACATTAAAATTGGCATCATTCCTTTTAAAATTGACCACATCCCTATCATATTCCATTAAAAGTGTACCAACAAAAACTTCAAATTTTGTTTTAGCAATATTCAGAAAAAGTCTTTCGAAAATAATTGAGTTTTTATCTGATACATCTACAATGCCCATGTCTAGTATCTAAAAATCAGCAGGAAAAATAAGTTCACCTACATGGACAAGAACATCCTCCaatacaccttttgggtgtactgTCGAGTGATCTGTTAACTGAATGAGTGTGTCGGTCTTTTGTAAAGTtccaaattttattttttcaaaaattgaTAGTGGGAGAACATTACTGATGCAACTAAATCAAGCATGGCATTTGAGAAAATAAGGTTTCACAATTTACAAGGAATCAAGAAAATTCTCGTATCCTTGCACTTTGGGGGAAAACCTTTTTGCAAAATAGAAGAAATATTTTCACGAGCTTtgattattttgttaattttcaGTTTTTTCTTAAAAACACATAAATCTTTAAAAAACTTGGCATATCGAGGAATTTGTTTAATTATATCTAAAAGAGGAATATTTACCTCCACTTTACGAAAGTTGTCCATGATATCCTCGTCATCACGATCGCACTCTGTGCTTCTCAGTCGTGATGGGAATGGTACAACTGGCTTGTACTCTTTCAGATTTCGCATGGATGGTCTTGGAGTTTATTTATCCACCAACTTTTCAGCTTCTCTGTTACCCCAAACTTCTTTAGATTCTTCTTCTGGTTCAGAAACGCTTGGGCCTTGATAACTTTTTCCACTTCTCAAAGAAATTACACTCATGTTATGCTTTTGATTGTTTTCAGTATGTCCCGGTAACTTTCCTTGAGATTCCCGCTGACCCATAGAAGTGGCAAGTTGAGACACCTGCTGTTCCAGATTCTTGATACCAAATCTGGTTTCATTATGGAATGTGTGGGTGCTTGTGGCAAGACTCTTTACTATATCTTCCAAGGACATGCTAGATTGTTGATGCGAATTTTAATTATGAATCTGTTTCTGATGCTGATTCTGATAATTGGACGGATTCTGAATGTTGCTGAAAATTTGGCTACTGAAATTTTAGTTTATATCAGAGTTAACTCCCTAACACGGAACCACTATGACAATTGTTACTTATTATTAGTTTCCAAGAACAATTACGAACTCTATTAACTGATTAATTGCAATTATTAAACactagctaggtgatcagactaccctgaattaaaaattaaacattCGCCAAGATCAAAACCGAAACAACTAGATAAAAGCACACAATGAAAAGCAAATCTAATAATtcatcacatgaaaagtactagtctATTGTAGAACTGAAAACTAGGTTTTTAGCAAGATATGGctaaaaatgaattaaaattaaaaaaaaaggtaaACTAAATGATTAATTTAGCTAAACTAAGTGTAAGAGATGATTCATAGCCTTCAGATCCTCAGAAAGTGATGAAAGTTTTAGAAATCGCCTTCTGAAGGTTTTTTTGTCACCTGAAATCGTCTGCTCGTTGAATCTGATTAGGAGACATGGCAGGTTCAGAGGACTCAAATGCCCAAGACGAGGCAGATAAAAAAGGCCCTTAGGCCTTAACGTGTAACaaattaaattacatagactaaacttttattaaaatgAAGATAAACTTTACAACAATAAACATAGCAAAATCATAGTATTTTAATGAGTAATTACATATCTTAACAACTAACCGATGATCCGTGAAGCTCTCCTAGCATTCTTTATTGCAAATTGGTTGATTAACTCTTCGGAGTCTATACTCTCTAAGATTTTGTTCTTGATAGATATCATCGCCAAACCGCTAAGTTTTTCTTGGGTCATTGTGTTTTCACAAACTTCAATTTCGAAAAAAATCCTTTCTGCAGATGCAATAATTATTGGAATAGTCAACAATATTCTATATACAATGCTTGCATTTGGAAAATAATTAAGTtcttttaaaaacttcaaaacatCTATAGGGTTGCTAAATTCATTGCTTTCCAATGTCTCAAATAATTTCAATCCCGTATAAAGTTCCTCGACATTAATATACGATCTTCCTTCAAACTTTAGTGCATTTTTATGATGATGACAATACGACTTAAGATCTTTATCTTCAATTCCCCTCAAATTATGTGTAAATAAAAAACCAAATACTTTTTCATACTCTTTGAATTGTTCAAATCTTGTCTTAAGAGAAGAAATAGCTTGATCAACAATGTATAAGAAACAATTGACTCTAAAATTTTCTTCAGGTGTAAATAAAACTTCTTCGCTACTTGAACTCTCATCAAACCTTTTTTTCCTTTCAATCAAACGGTTTGGTGGAAATATTGGATCAATACCCATTTCAATAGCACTCTCCTTAGCTTCAACAATCGCTTTTGAAAAACCAGTTTCTCTATAATCCTTGAAGTACCCAATCAATTTGTTTATTTCTATAATTGCATTATCAAGATGCATATCCTTTGATTGTAACTTCTTACTCACAATAAGCACATGGTTTAGTACCTCATACCAAATAACAGTTgatacaaaaaaaaattcaaagtcaCCAAGTTATTTTTCTGCTAGTGAAGTTGCTTCACTTGCAATTGCAACACCATTATCATTTTCTCCAACTTGAAGTAAAGTTTCCTGTACATCCACAAGTTGTAGTTTAATAGCCTTTACACTCTTAACCCGACTTTCACAACGAGTCAAACACAATGACTTAAGACTCCAATCTTTAACATTATCTTTCAAAATTTCCCACCTCTTAGTAGAATTTGCAAAGATAATATAAAAGCACTGGATGAATCCAAAAAAGTTCTTTCCTTTAACAAACTAATTTGCCATATCACATAATGTTAGATTAAGAGAACGGAAACCACAAGGAGTGTAAAATGCTCTAGGATTTATATCTAAAAATCTCTTTTCCACTCCTTGACATTTTCCTTTCATGTTTGCTCCATTATCATAGCCTTAACCATGCATATCGTCAATTTCAAGACCAAGAGACTTTAACTCCTCAAGTATAGTACCAAATGGTCCTTTTCCGGAGGTATCATCAACATTCTGAAAACCTAaaaaggaatcctcgacaataacaAAATTATATGATAACCATAAATACCTCACTATTATTGTCATCTGTTCTTGGTGACTTGAATCGGGAGTAGAATCAATTATGATTGAGTAGTAAATTGCTTCCTTTTTTCCTTTATAAGGTCTTTTTTAATTTCTTGAGCTAGCAAAGATATTATTTCATTTTGGATTTAGTGGCCAAGATAATGCACATGAAGCCCATCACTTGTGATCTGCTGcacatgatctttgatatctGGGTCAAACTCTTCCAA of the Lactuca sativa cultivar Salinas chromosome 6, Lsat_Salinas_v11, whole genome shotgun sequence genome contains:
- the LOC111893096 gene encoding protein CNGC15b, yielding MASSASTLQFLSLASSKTLSSLSKTPSPASLCLFPSSLKPLPKLFSIPTSSKLFEASPSSRIFRSVAVSSGLELDEELSSDGDDEQQQNFSPDLKLFVGNLPFSVDSAALAGLFEGAGNVEMVEVIYDKVSGRSRGFGFVTMSSVEEVERAVQKFNGYELEGRQIRVNSGPPPKREESSFGSPREGGRFGGGGGGSRSFDNTNRVYVGNLAWSVDNLALETLFREQGNVVEAKVLSRVFSEDYAKTKNTILDPRGTTLNQWNQVFLIAALVSLAVDPLFFYLPIIKDGMCLDEDITLKISLTIIRSIVDIFYAIKIYIRFRTAYVAPSSRLLGRGELILDSSSISQNYLRGEFWLDLMATLPVPQVMTWFHIIEKTEMISTKTSVLYFIMFQFVLRLCLTFRLGSQISKQAGLVANVAWVGAAYNLVLFMLAAHVIGAMWYLLAIERQGLCWVEICDKETECMHNYFDCRNVNLPPREAWFPNSNVSVICTNADIFQYGLVEDSVRYSIASANFFKKYSYCLWWGLRGLSSAGQELQASPFIAETHFCILIGITGLVLFALLIGNMQQYLESRTKRLEEYRVKRMDTEQWMHHRHLPQEMRERVRRHDLYKWITTRGVDEEEIIRALPVDLRRDVKRYVCAELVRRVPLFDQMDERTVDAICERLKPVICTPGTCLVREEDQTNEMLFIMRGRLDSYTTGGGRSGFLNQCEIGPGDFCGEELLTWSLDPRPSVIIPLSTRTVTAISEVEAFALTSKDLKFVATQFRKLHSKKLRHTLRVHSHQWRTWAACFIQAAWKRYKTRKESAMLKAKETPLTSKSRKQTGLSLLATSIRKGRAFDVDDVIRSPVPKPKDPEFLDDKNE